The genomic segment TCTTCTATCTCAGGTCTAACTGTACCAGAACTCGAAGAATTCTCTTCCCTATTTACTCCTACCGCAGAAGTTATAGCAGAGTACCCAGCAGGAATTGAGAATAATCCAATAGAAGATGAAAAAATAATTTCAGCAAATGATATTTTAGAGATACTACAACGGCATCCTTGTTCTATTACAGAATTATCATTTGCATTAAATACAAAAGAAACCAACATACACCCTTTATTAAAAGACCTGCTTCACCAAAAAAGAATTGAATCCTTTAATATCCGTGGAAGAGAACTTTACCGTTTTATAAAACCAGAATAATTAATATCTTATGGCTTTTATTCAACAATAAAGATATAAGGACCCCAACTATTTGCTTCATCTGCTTTCGGCAGTTTATTTGTAGCATGAAGTCTCACGCCTGGTTTTACCTCTACCTCATACTCCAACGCCGCCTCACCTTTCCTTCGAGATTCAAAATGGAAATCCAATTCTCCATTATCATTTAAGTCACGAGTAGCCAAAAAGTAAGTCCTTAATGCAAGAATATGATACACATCTCTCGGAGGTTCGGTACCTAATGGTTCAGGGACAACACCACCCGTTGAACCACCTGGTCCAACGCTGATTAATACAAATGCATCATAAACAGATGGCGGAAAAGTTACATCTTGAAGTAACGGATGATTTGACTCCCATGCCTCAGCATAAAAATAACCATTTTCTATCCAATAACGACGTGCCTTCTGAAATTGCCTTTTATTTATAGGAGCATATACAAACGGACGCTGGTCCATCTCAGCCAATCGATTTAACTCGCCCCCAGGATTGTTACTACCTCGATAAAGTTCTGTCGGAAATGAATACACACCCGTTGCTTGACTTTTTGACCCCATAGGCAAAAATTCCATAAGACTAATTCTACCATCACGATTGGTATCAAACCCTTCCGAAAACTCGTCCATATATTTACGATTTCCATGAACCTTCAAAAGAGCAGTATATGGTCTCAACATAAATAACTCATCATCAGGAATTTGTCCAGACTGAAAATCTCGTTTTTGCCAATTTACAAAACCATAACCTGGCGGATATGTGTTATGGTCCGTAAAATACGCCGTCATAGCAGTTCGTATCTGGAGAAATGTATTATCCATCCGCCGTAATTTCGCACGTTCACGGATACGAGGCAAAACAGCAAAAGTAAAGCCAGCAAGAATAGCGATAATAGCTATAACGGTTAGCAATTCAATAAGTGTAAACCCAAATAACCTCTTTTTCATATAGTAATCCTCTTTATTTCAACTACGGCTTGCTCTGTCTATTATACATAATAACATATAACAATAACGATTGGGCAAATTTAAAAATTTTTATCAACTTTTATTCTCATTTTCTCGTTTTCTTTTACAACAAATATTTGTTTGTCTTCATAGTATAAATGTGCAAATAAAAATGGGAATAATTATTTTTAGTTTCGTTTATAAAATTGTTTTTATTTGTCTTGATAACATGCTATAATGCACTTAATACAATATAACCATTAAGATAAGGAGTGAATCATGGGAGCAAAACACTCTGTCGAACAAATTTTTGAGCAGGCAGCAAAATTTGTTGTCAAGCAAAAGGGCACATGGGACCATGCTGACTGGGAAAACTTTCTTGGAAAGATTGCAGAATATGAGCTGGAACTACATGATGAACTTATGATTAAATTAGGGGCACTCTTGGAGTTGGGCAAATATTTTTATTCCAATCTTCCTGAAACTGTCGGGAAAAAACCGAAGAAAACAAAAAAAAATTCGGTAAAAAAGACAAAAGAATCAAGTGAAGAAACCTTAGATTAATCCGAAAACAGACTTTTAGAATTCGTTCTTATCTGTTCAGTTCGTAGTATGAGTGGAGCAGTTAATTGATATAACCGCAGTGGGTTGTGTTATTCCCCGTTACACGAATGGTTTGGGAACTTTTACTTGTATTACGGATTTCTACATCATAAACTCGGTCAGGAGCATTAAATCGGTAGCGATACATATCATCACCAAAAGATGAAGATGAACCTGTGATTGAACCAGATTTGCCACGTATATTAATGCTACTACCTGAACCCCATTGGTTACTACTCC from the Candidatus Hydrogenedens sp. genome contains:
- a CDS encoding type II secretion system protein, with the protein product MKKRLFGFTLIELLTVIAIIAILAGFTFAVLPRIRERAKLRRMDNTFLQIRTAMTAYFTDHNTYPPGYGFVNWQKRDFQSGQIPDDELFMLRPYTALLKVHGNRKYMDEFSEGFDTNRDGRISLMEFLPMGSKSQATGVYSFPTELYRGSNNPGGELNRLAEMDQRPFVYAPINKRQFQKARRYWIENGYFYAEAWESNHPLLQDVTFPPSVYDAFVLISVGPGGSTGGVVPEPLGTEPPRDVYHILALRTYFLATRDLNDNGELDFHFESRRKGEAALEYEVEVKPGVRLHATNKLPKADEANSWGPYIFIVE